The genomic region TCTTACTTCCCCACAGTTGTTCATTCTGTTTTAAAGGCCAAAGGTTTTAGGTTATTCTTAATGTAATACTAGTATCACCATATCATATGGTTGTTAAAACTGGGGGGGAGAATGTAGTTTTGTAGGGtatttacagcttttctttctgccttgctgtGTTAAACCCTGCACTTACTAGTACTTTGTATCTCTGTTAGCTGAAGTAAGTTAACAATCAGCTGGAAGAAGTGATATCTTTGATTTAGGTTCTTCTTTATCATGTTAGTTTCTATACACTGCTGATCTTTATCTGACAGTATGCATTTTATCTTGCTCAGGACAGAAGTAATCATTTACGTTGTTGAGCGCTCGCCCAACGGTACTTCGAGGAGAGTTCCCGCAACGACTCTCTATGCCCACTTCGAACAAGCCAACATAAAATcgtccctgcagcagctgggggtcAGTCTCTCCATGGCCAGAACAGAGCTTTCCCCGGCACAAGTCAAACAGCTCCTGCAGAACCCTCCTGCTGGTATGTGGTCTGGGGCTGCACAGGGGTGCCGTTGGGCCtcttttggggcttttttcgGCCTTTGGGAAGAATGCAGGTGTTGCCCCACTggaaaacaccttttaaaactACAAGAGTTTCCAAGGCATTCCGACATACTGATGTAGTGGTTTTAAttacagctgtttttctcactgaagtGCAGTGTAGTCTACCAAGACAGTCATTATTTACCAGTAATATGCCACACAACACCATACTATATGATTTAGCCATCACAAATCATTTCAacttatacataaaaaaaaaaggggggggggcctgTGTAATGATGGTTGGGCACAGCTCGTTAGTCCATGACTGAGAAGGAAGCTGAGTTTGTAGGCTGGCTAATCAAGCAGTAAGATATGCAAGAAGAGGTGTTAGTGCTGAGCTCCAGAGAAGCAGTCACACCCTGAGAGATGAGTTTTGGTATGAAGACAAAAGGTTTTATGAGGAATTACCTGGAGTGTTGTGCAGTGAAAAATTTTATAGTAGCTGACTGTTCTGGTCTCCTCTTTAAGCTGGCCTGAAATGATTAAATTaccagcactttttttttctttttggcatgTCTCTTTCTGGTCAGAAAGTCAATTGCTTCCCTATCAGTGTtgtcttccctgctctccccctcccccagcatACCTAGGTATGTGCATTTAATACAGTGATTTGATTTGCAGTGAGGTTTGGAGAATGTAATAACTTGCATCATGATGTTGACGTACCTGTAGAATTagactgcttttattttatggtGTTACCTGATGAAGCAGTTCATGGCAAAACAAGCAACTCTTCTGTTAACAGATAAAATCTTTAGACAAATCTTGTAAGGAACCATGATAATTCCTATTGGGATTATTTTGCCCACTAGTTGGGTACTTTGATCACTTAatcactgatttttgttttttatttttatttttttaatacaataagCAACTTGAAGAGAGAAGATGACCCAAGTGTAGCATACAGTGGAAACAACAGGAATTTTTCCCCTTGATGTAGGGATTGTCTGATTTGATCACCTATGGGTTGTTCCTTTCCCATGCTTTCAAACCAGTAGAAGTGCTTGACAGACTTTTGGACTGAACTGACTGCCACAGTTCAGGACCAAGACTTTTAAGAAATAACCTTGTTTAATTAACCTTAATTTGTATAACAGTCATTCAGGTTAGCAAAGTTCATAGGGTTTGTATATTTCCTAGTATCTTTCCTGCTTAACAGCTGTAAGATATGATATCTATTCAGATCTATCCATACTAAAAacttgtttgtctgttttttttaaggtgttgATCCTATCATATGGGAACAAGCCAAAGTTGATAATCCTGATCCTGACAAGTAAGTCTAGTAGTCCATCTCAGTATTACAAAAAGACTAGGAAAGGGGAGAAATATATAATATTGTGTAGTATCCTTCAGGTAACTTGTAAGAAACTTATTAGAAAATAACTTTGTCAAGTGCTGATCTCAGTGGAAGCAGTGAGGATTACTAGAAATGCCTGTCTAATCCCTGTACCTATTTAGGTCCTTAAGGGTTGTCAGGATTAAGAGCCTTACTTGCATTATTTCACGTTGTGGTGTCATCCATTCCATGGACTACTTGTTGTGACTTACTTTCTGCAACCATCgtgggttttctctttttattcctgCAGCTTAAAGTGATGTACCTTTGTACCCTCCAGTGGTTACAGATAACTTTGGCTGATTTCtttatgaaagagaaacaggTTGTTAGGAATAGTGAGGACTCTAGAACTTAGCAAAACAAGATATGTTTACCTATTATCTTAATTTATAATAAGCCAAGATTATCTGTAACTTTATATTGGATTATATGAACAATTAGTAATCCATACCAcatgtttaatataaaaatgtgttgtaagaaatatttgtgttctTGTAGACTTATTCCTGTGCCAATGGTGGGTTTCAAGGAGCTGTTGAGAAGATTGAAGGTCCAAGATCAGATGACCAAACAGCATCAAACTCGATTAGATGTAAGGCTTCTCATCTTTATCATGACTGCTTGCTTTTGACAAAGGATGTGCTATTAAATGAGCCTCCCCCCATGCCTCCTGTGTGTTGAAAACTGAAACTGGAACCATGTGCATGGGGCTGTGACTCTTCAATACTAATTCTTAATATATTCCTTAATTATATCTTTTGGCCAAAAGCTGAGCAGTGtgttttggctttcatttttttttttttcaggttcaACCTTGCTGTGTTGTTATAGGCTAATTCAAACCAGCTGAATAGAGTTGCACTGGCACAGACTCTAATTTAGGCACCCAGTTTTCTGATGCCTTCTGAAAATGCCAGctgcatgtgaaaataaatagaaaccaGGACAGTAGAGGTCTAGCAGAAAGTTTTCTGGAAGCATCTTTAGTGAGGACGCTAAGTTGCTGGACTGAGTACTGGTTTGAAAATCCTGGTTTCAAATCAGGACTAATGTGTTCTGTTACCAGAAACTCTTATGACTTCCAACTAACTCCATCTCCTCTGCAGATAATATCAGAAGATATCAGTGAGCTgcagaaaaaccaaacaacaactaTGGCAAAAATTGCACAGTACAAAAGGAAACTGATGGCGCTTTCTCACAGAACGTTACAGGTAACATGGATAGTCTAACTCATTCTGACACACAGTCTAGTGCCAGAAGACAAGCTGAGAGGGGGCAGGATGACCTGTGCGATCTTGTGCATGGCCAACATGAAAGATGAAATTCTGACTTCATCTAAATGCTATTGATTTAAGTACCAGGCAGAGCTATTGGGGAAGGCTTCAGGTGTGCAGCATGTCTTGCTACTTTGGCAACCTTCTCTCTCACTTACTCAGAAGCTATGGGACTGCCCTGAGGTCTCGGAGCAGCAGACTAAATGACAGAACAAATCTGATGAGAGACGTGCGGATGGGCTAGTGGGGAAGGAAATGGGCAAAGTCTTCTCTAATGAACCTCAAAGGCTTCTTTTGCAGGTGTTAATAAAGCAGGAGATCCAAAGGAAAAGCGGTTATGCCATTCAAGCAGATGAAGAGCAGCTTCGTGTACAGTTAGATACAATTCAGTGTGAACTTAACGCTCCTACGCAGTTCAAGGTGAGCAGTTAATAGAACTTTGCCAACAACTGTTTTCTCCTCACAAAAGAATCTAAGTTTTCCAAACCATGCATATACATTTGTTGTGGAAAACTTTCAGAAGAGAAGTCCAGCAGTGTTACTAGGTTGTCGTGTCATGCTCTTTGCTGCCTGACTGACagatatttaaatgtttttgagtCCTTAGAAGTATTGGAGTTGCTTGCCCTTTGCatgtcttccaaaaaaaaaaaaaaaaaaaaaaaaaaaaattaaaaattaaatgagcaGCAATGCTTCCTGCCCTGGTGACTCAAGGAGTGCTACATGCTGGAGTTGTGACAGATGTAAATGAATTGTGTTTGATTTAAGCCTGTTTCTCCTCCCAGGGCAGACTGAATGAGCTCATGTCCCAAATCAGGATGCAAAACCACTTTGGAGCAGTGCGGGCTGAAGAGCGCTATTACATAGATGCAGACCTCTTAAGGGAAATCAAGCAAGTAAGTATTGGGTAGAATCCTGGGATACTCTTTGAACTTCATAATTTAAGCCAGCTACGTGCTAACTTGGGAGATGTATCTAGCATGTCATGTTTTCATGAAAGGATTAAGTCCTTTTTATTGTTCTCGGTGACAGTGCATCAAAGTGTTGTACAAAACCACTCTATGCAGTTGCCACCAGCCATGGCACCTTTGAGAAATATTGCTTAAAATCTGTGAAGTTGAGCTATGCTTACGCTGGTTTTTAAACTGTGCAGCacctgaagcagcagcaagaaggcCTGAGTCACCTCATTAGCATTATAAAGGATGACTTAGAAGACATCAAACTTATAGAACATGGGCTGAACGAGAGCATTCCCATCAGAGGAGGAGTCTTCAGTTGACGTGGTGGATGCTGCTGGGCTTACACAGAACACGTTACTCAAGTTCGTGGTTCACCTTCCAAGGCTAAAAC from Aquila chrysaetos chrysaetos chromosome 1, bAquChr1.4, whole genome shotgun sequence harbors:
- the NUP54 gene encoding nucleoporin p54 isoform X2, with product MAFNFGAPAGAGAANPTGAFGGFGTTTTTAGPAFSFSAPTNTGTSGLFGATQNKGFGFGTSFGTGTGTGLGSGLGTGLGFGGFGTQQQQTTLGSGLFSQPAQTPAQSNQLINTASALSAPTLLGDERDAILAKWNQLQAFWGTGKGYFNNNIAPVEFTQENPFCRFKAVGYSLMPNNKDEDGLVVLVFNRKEVDIRSQQQQLVESLHKILGGNQTLTVNVEGVKTMPDDQTEVIIYVVERSPNGTSRRVPATTLYAHFEQANIKSSLQQLGVSLSMARTELSPAQVKQLLQNPPAGVDPIIWEQAKVDNPDPDKLIPVPMVGFKELLRRLKVQDQMTKQHQTRLDIISEDISELQKNQTTTMAKIAQYKRKLMALSHRTLQVLIKQEIQRKSGYAIQADEEQLRVQLDTIQCELNAPTQFKGRLNELMSQIRMQNHFGAVRAEERYYIDADLLREIKQHLKQQQEGLSHLISIIKDDLEDIKLIEHGLNESIPIRGGVFS